Proteins from one Mycobacterium sp. SMC-2 genomic window:
- a CDS encoding carbohydrate kinase → MSRGLVIGESLIDILGGDEHVGGSPLNLAVGLGRLGRGIDFLTHIGGDERGRRIVDYLKAAGVQLLSESRTAERTATARSTIAEDGSADYVFDLDWRLSATPPVAPPLFIHTGSIAAVRDPGCVAVAALIDAYRASATVTFDPNVRPSLIGDRELAVARIEHFIERSDVGKASEEDLRWIDPARPPEQIAQTWLGLGPAIVAVTMADRGAVAFCAAGVARVPTRAVRVVDTVGAGDAFMAGLLDALWGSGLLGGDRRADLGGIGVDALTAALEAASLSSALTVARAGADLPDRAALRAASRH, encoded by the coding sequence ATGAGCCGCGGGCTGGTGATCGGCGAGTCGCTGATCGATATCCTCGGGGGCGACGAGCACGTCGGGGGCAGTCCGCTCAACCTCGCCGTCGGGCTCGGCCGGCTGGGCCGCGGCATCGACTTCCTGACCCACATCGGCGGCGACGAACGCGGCCGGCGCATCGTCGACTACCTCAAAGCCGCCGGGGTGCAACTACTTTCAGAAAGCCGGACCGCGGAGCGCACGGCCACCGCGCGGTCGACCATCGCGGAAGACGGGTCGGCCGACTATGTGTTCGATCTCGACTGGCGCCTTTCCGCAACGCCGCCGGTCGCGCCGCCGCTTTTCATCCATACCGGATCGATTGCCGCTGTGCGGGATCCGGGCTGCGTGGCGGTGGCGGCGTTGATCGACGCCTATCGTGCCTCGGCCACGGTCACCTTTGACCCCAACGTGCGGCCGTCGCTGATCGGCGACCGGGAACTGGCCGTCGCACGCATCGAGCATTTCATCGAACGCAGTGACGTCGGGAAGGCCAGCGAGGAAGACCTGCGCTGGATCGACCCCGCTCGCCCGCCCGAGCAGATCGCGCAGACCTGGCTGGGGTTGGGCCCCGCCATCGTGGCGGTGACGATGGCCGACCGGGGCGCGGTGGCTTTCTGCGCGGCCGGGGTCGCACGGGTGCCCACGCGCGCGGTGCGCGTGGTCGACACCGTCGGCGCCGGTGACGCCTTCATGGCCGGTCTGCTCGACGCACTGTGGGGGTCGGGTTTGCTGGGCGGCGACCGGCGCGCCGACCTGGGTGGGATCGGGGTGGACGCGCTGACGGCGGCGCTCGAGGCGGCGAGCCTGTCGTCGGCGCTGACCGTGGCTCGCGCGGGAGCCGACCTGCCGGATCGGGCTGCGCTTCGGGCCGCGTCGCGTCATTAG
- a CDS encoding Ku protein, whose protein sequence is MRSIWKGSIAFGLVNVPVKVYSATQDHDIKFHQVHAKDNGRIRYQRVCELDGEVVEYRDIARAYESDDGQSVVITDDDIATLPEERSREIEVLEFVPASEVDPMLFDRSYFLEPDSKSSKSYVLLAKTLAESDRMAIVHFTLRNKTRLAALRVKDFGKRDVMVVHTLLWPDEIRDPDFPVLDKKVEIKPAELKMAGQVVESMAEDFNPDRYHDTYQEQLQELIDAKLEGGEAFTTEEQPKELDETEDVSDLLAKLEASVKARSGDGQAPAKKAPAKKTAAKKTTAKKTPAKKTPAKKAASKS, encoded by the coding sequence ATGCGCTCCATCTGGAAGGGCTCGATCGCATTCGGGCTGGTCAACGTCCCGGTCAAGGTGTACAGCGCCACCCAGGACCACGACATCAAGTTTCATCAGGTGCACGCCAAGGACAACGGCCGCATCCGATACCAACGCGTGTGCGAGCTGGACGGCGAGGTCGTCGAATACCGGGACATCGCCCGGGCCTACGAGTCCGACGACGGCCAGTCCGTCGTGATCACGGACGACGATATCGCCACGCTGCCCGAAGAACGCAGCCGCGAAATCGAGGTACTGGAGTTCGTGCCGGCCAGCGAGGTCGACCCGATGCTGTTCGACCGCAGCTACTTCCTGGAGCCCGATTCCAAGTCGTCGAAATCCTATGTGCTGCTTGCCAAGACGCTCGCCGAATCGGACCGGATGGCAATCGTGCACTTCACGCTGCGCAACAAGACCAGGCTGGCGGCGTTGCGCGTCAAGGACTTCGGCAAGCGCGACGTCATGGTGGTGCATACCCTGCTCTGGCCCGACGAAATCCGCGATCCGGACTTCCCGGTGCTCGACAAGAAGGTCGAGATCAAGCCCGCAGAACTGAAGATGGCAGGTCAGGTGGTGGAGTCGATGGCCGAAGACTTCAACCCCGACCGCTACCACGACACCTACCAAGAGCAGCTGCAGGAGCTGATCGACGCGAAACTCGAAGGCGGCGAGGCCTTTACCACCGAGGAGCAGCCGAAGGAACTCGACGAGACCGAGGACGTCTCCGACCTGCTGGCCAAGCTGGAAGCCAGCGTGAAGGCGCGTTCCGGCGACGGGCAGGCTCCCGCCAAGAAGGCACCGGCCAAGAAGACCGCCGCCAAGAAGACCACCGCGAAGAAGACACCGGCCAAGAAGACACCGGCCAAGAAGGCCGCGTCGAAATCCTGA
- the pstA gene encoding phosphate ABC transporter permease PstA, producing MTANVFDRPVKTQAFRPVSIRRRITNSAATTFFVATFLIALVPLVWVLSVVVARGWYAVTRTGWWTHSLRGILPEQFAGGIYHALYGTVVQAGVAALLSVPLGLMTAVFLVEYGSGRLVRLTTFMVDVLAGVPSIVAALFVFSLWIATLGFQQSSFAVSLALVLLMLPVVVRSAEEMLRLVPDDLREASYALGVTKWKTIMRIVFPIAMPGIVSGVLLSVARVIGETAPVLVLVGYSRSINLDIFHGNMASLPLLIYTELTNPEHAGFLRIWGAALSLIIIVAVINLIAAATRFLSSRRR from the coding sequence ATGACGGCCAACGTGTTTGACCGGCCGGTCAAGACCCAGGCGTTCCGGCCCGTCAGCATCCGGCGCCGGATCACCAACAGCGCCGCGACCACGTTCTTCGTCGCGACGTTCCTCATCGCGCTGGTGCCGCTGGTCTGGGTGCTCTCGGTCGTGGTGGCGCGTGGCTGGTACGCGGTGACCCGGACGGGCTGGTGGACCCACTCGCTGCGCGGCATCCTGCCCGAGCAGTTCGCCGGTGGCATCTATCACGCGCTGTACGGAACCGTGGTGCAGGCCGGGGTGGCAGCCCTGCTGTCGGTGCCGCTGGGGTTGATGACCGCGGTTTTCCTGGTGGAATACGGCTCGGGCCGGCTGGTGCGGCTGACGACCTTCATGGTCGACGTTCTCGCCGGGGTGCCCTCGATCGTGGCGGCGCTGTTCGTCTTCAGCCTCTGGATCGCCACCCTGGGATTTCAGCAGAGTTCGTTCGCCGTCTCGCTGGCGCTGGTCTTGCTGATGCTGCCGGTGGTGGTGCGCTCCGCCGAGGAAATGCTGCGACTGGTGCCCGACGACCTGCGCGAAGCCAGCTACGCGCTGGGCGTTACCAAGTGGAAGACCATCATGCGGATCGTGTTCCCGATCGCGATGCCCGGCATCGTCTCCGGCGTCTTGTTGTCGGTCGCGCGGGTCATCGGCGAAACGGCCCCGGTGCTGGTGCTGGTCGGATACAGCCGTTCGATCAACCTTGACATCTTCCACGGCAACATGGCCTCGCTGCCGCTGCTGATCTACACCGAGCTCACCAACCCCGAGCACGCCGGCTTCCTGCGCATTTGGGGTGCGGCGCTGAGCCTGATCATCATCGTCGCGGTGATCAACCTGATCGCGGCGGCGACCCGGTTCCTGTCGAGCCGCCGGCGCTGA
- the pstC gene encoding phosphate ABC transporter permease subunit PstC, whose protein sequence is MAAAAGSTIVVAILLIAVFLLIRAVPALRVNHANFFTSAQFSTTDPGKLAFGIRDLLMVTVLSSLTALVLAVPVAVGIAVFLTQYAPRRLARPFGAIVDLLAAVPSIIFGLWGIFVLAPKIEPVAAFLNRNLGWLFLFKQGNVSLAGGGTIFTAGIVLSAMILPIITSVSREVFRQTPHIQMEAAQALGATKWEVVRMTVLPFGRSGVIAASMLGLGRALGETVAVLIILRSAARPGNWSLFDGGYTFASKIASAAAEFSEPLATGAYIAAGFALFVLTFVVNAFARAIAGGKVNG, encoded by the coding sequence ATGGCTGCCGCTGCGGGTTCGACGATCGTGGTCGCGATCCTGCTGATCGCGGTGTTCCTGCTGATCCGTGCCGTCCCGGCGTTACGGGTCAACCATGCGAATTTCTTCACCAGCGCCCAGTTCAGCACCACCGACCCGGGGAAACTCGCCTTCGGCATCCGCGACCTGCTGATGGTCACGGTGCTGAGTTCGCTCACCGCGCTGGTGCTGGCGGTGCCGGTCGCGGTCGGTATCGCGGTGTTTCTCACCCAATACGCGCCCAGGCGGCTGGCCCGTCCGTTCGGCGCGATCGTCGACTTGCTGGCCGCGGTGCCCTCGATCATCTTCGGGTTGTGGGGCATCTTCGTGCTGGCGCCCAAGATCGAGCCCGTCGCGGCGTTCCTCAACCGCAACCTGGGCTGGTTGTTCCTGTTCAAACAGGGCAACGTGTCGCTGGCCGGTGGTGGCACCATCTTCACCGCCGGCATCGTGCTTTCGGCGATGATCCTGCCGATCATCACGTCGGTCTCGCGTGAAGTGTTCCGGCAGACCCCGCACATACAGATGGAAGCGGCGCAAGCGCTGGGTGCCACCAAGTGGGAGGTGGTGCGGATGACCGTGCTGCCGTTCGGCCGCAGCGGTGTCATCGCGGCGTCCATGTTGGGCTTGGGCCGCGCGCTGGGCGAGACCGTGGCCGTGCTGATCATTCTGCGTTCCGCCGCGCGCCCCGGGAATTGGTCGCTGTTCGACGGCGGCTACACGTTCGCCTCCAAGATCGCCTCCGCGGCAGCCGAATTCAGTGAACCGCTGGCCACCGGGGCCTACATCGCGGCGGGATTCGCGCTGTTCGTCTTGACGTTCGTCGTCAACGCGTTCGCTCGTGCCATCGCCGGCGGGAAGGTCAACGGATGA
- the pstS gene encoding phosphate ABC transporter substrate-binding protein PstS, which translates to MKLNRFGAALSVVTAGALALSGCGSDNNATGGSGATSGSSSGKVSCGGKKTLKASGSTAQANAMTRFVNAFEQACSGQTLNYTANGSGAGISEFNGNQTDFGGSDSPLAAKEYAAAQQRCGSPAWNLPVVFGPIAITYNVKGLSSLSLDGPTAAKIFNGAITTWNDPAIAALNSGVTLPAEPIHVVFRNDESGTTDNFQKYLDAASDGAWGKGAGKTFKGGVGEGAKGNDGTSAAIKATEGSITYNEWSFAEAQKLDMAKVVTSAGPDAVAISSDSVGKTISGAKISGQGNDLVLDTLSFYKPTQPGSYPIVLATYEIVCSKYPDSQVGTAVKAFLQSTIGAGQNGLADNGYIPIPDSFKSRLSTSINAIT; encoded by the coding sequence TTGAAACTCAACCGATTCGGTGCCGCGCTGAGCGTCGTCACCGCTGGTGCGCTGGCATTGTCCGGCTGCGGAAGCGACAACAACGCCACTGGCGGAAGCGGCGCGACGAGCGGTTCGTCGTCGGGCAAGGTCAGCTGTGGCGGGAAGAAGACGCTGAAGGCGAGCGGGTCGACCGCCCAGGCCAACGCCATGACGCGCTTCGTCAACGCCTTCGAGCAGGCCTGCTCCGGCCAGACGTTGAACTACACGGCCAATGGTTCGGGGGCGGGAATCAGTGAATTCAACGGCAACCAAACCGATTTCGGCGGCTCGGATTCACCGCTCGCTGCGAAGGAATACGCTGCGGCACAGCAACGCTGCGGCTCGCCGGCGTGGAATCTACCGGTGGTCTTCGGTCCGATCGCCATCACCTACAACGTCAAGGGCCTGAGTTCGCTGAGCCTCGACGGCCCCACGGCGGCGAAGATCTTCAACGGCGCCATCACGACCTGGAACGATCCGGCCATCGCGGCGCTGAACTCCGGCGTCACGTTGCCCGCCGAGCCGATCCATGTGGTGTTCCGCAACGACGAATCCGGCACTACCGACAACTTCCAGAAGTACCTTGACGCCGCCTCCGACGGCGCGTGGGGCAAGGGCGCCGGGAAGACGTTCAAGGGCGGCGTCGGTGAGGGCGCCAAGGGCAACGACGGCACGTCGGCGGCGATCAAGGCCACCGAGGGATCCATCACCTACAACGAGTGGTCGTTCGCTGAGGCGCAGAAACTGGACATGGCCAAGGTCGTCACGTCGGCGGGTCCGGACGCGGTGGCGATCAGCTCCGACTCGGTCGGCAAGACGATCTCCGGAGCCAAGATCAGCGGGCAGGGTAACGACCTGGTGCTCGACACGCTCTCCTTCTACAAACCGACCCAGCCCGGGTCCTACCCGATCGTGCTGGCCACGTACGAGATCGTTTGCTCGAAGTACCCCGATTCCCAGGTCGGTACGGCGGTGAAGGCGTTCCTGCAAAGTACGATCGGTGCGGGGCAGAATGGCCTGGCCGACAACGGGTACATTCCCATCCCCGATTCGTTCAAGTCCAGACTGTCGACCTCGATCAACGCCATCACGTGA
- the pstS gene encoding phosphate ABC transporter substrate-binding protein PstS has protein sequence MRLRRIGAALSATTVVALGLSGCGINHDAAGGTAGPGTSPVKVSCGGTKSLKASGSTAQANAMTRFVNAFEQSCPGQTLNYTANGSGAGIGEFTANQTDFAGSDTPLAPIEYFAARQRCGSPAWNLPVVFGPIAITYNVTGVTSLNLDGPTAAKIFKGAVRAWNDPSIQALNPGVAFPAEPIRVIFRNDQSGTTDNFQKYLDSAAGGAWDKGIGKTFNGGVGEGAKGNEGTSAAIKATEGSITYNEWSFAQAQNLNMAKIITSAGPDPVAISADSVGETISGATFTEEGNDLVVDTFSFYKPARAGSYPIVLATYEIVCSKYPDPQVGAAVKAFLHSTVGAGQNGLASHGYIPVPESFKSRLSAAIDAIS, from the coding sequence TTGCGGCTGAGGCGAATTGGCGCTGCGCTGAGTGCCACGACCGTTGTTGCCCTGGGCTTGTCGGGCTGCGGGATCAATCACGACGCGGCCGGGGGAACCGCCGGTCCGGGCACGTCGCCGGTCAAGGTGAGCTGCGGCGGGACGAAGTCGCTGAAGGCCAGCGGGTCGACCGCCCAGGCCAACGCGATGACCCGCTTCGTCAACGCCTTCGAGCAGTCCTGCCCCGGCCAGACGCTGAACTACACCGCGAATGGCTCGGGCGCGGGAATCGGCGAATTCACGGCAAACCAAACGGATTTCGCGGGGTCGGACACACCGCTGGCTCCCATCGAATACTTCGCGGCGCGGCAGCGCTGCGGTTCGCCGGCGTGGAATTTGCCGGTGGTGTTCGGTCCGATCGCGATCACCTACAACGTCACCGGCGTGACTTCGCTGAATCTGGATGGTCCGACGGCCGCGAAAATATTCAAGGGCGCCGTCAGGGCCTGGAACGATCCGTCGATTCAGGCGTTGAACCCCGGCGTCGCGTTTCCCGCCGAGCCGATCCGGGTGATCTTCCGCAACGACCAGTCGGGTACCACAGACAATTTTCAGAAGTACCTGGACTCCGCCGCCGGCGGCGCCTGGGACAAGGGCATCGGAAAGACTTTCAACGGCGGTGTCGGTGAGGGGGCCAAGGGCAATGAAGGCACGTCGGCGGCGATCAAGGCCACCGAGGGGTCGATCACCTACAACGAATGGTCGTTCGCCCAGGCGCAAAACCTCAACATGGCCAAGATCATCACGTCGGCCGGCCCGGACCCGGTCGCGATCAGCGCTGACTCGGTCGGCGAGACGATCTCCGGTGCCACCTTCACCGAAGAGGGCAACGACTTGGTCGTCGACACCTTCTCCTTCTACAAGCCGGCCCGGGCCGGGTCCTACCCGATCGTGCTGGCGACGTACGAGATCGTCTGTTCGAAGTATCCCGATCCGCAGGTCGGCGCCGCCGTGAAGGCGTTCCTGCACAGCACCGTCGGTGCGGGGCAGAACGGTTTGGCGAGCCACGGCTACATTCCCGTGCCCGAGTCGTTCAAGTCCCGGCTGTCGGCGGCTATCGACGCGATTTCGTGA
- a CDS encoding SDR family oxidoreductase has translation MILDKFRLDDKVAVITGAGRGLGAAIALAFAEAGADVLIASRTESQLEGVAQQVRAAGRRAHIVAADLAHPEATAQLAGQAVEAFGKLDIVVNNVGGTMPNTLLTTSTKELKDAFTFNVATAHALTVAAVPLMLEHSGGGNIINITSTMGRLAGRGFAAYGTAKAALSHYTRLTALDLCPRIRVNAIAPGSILTSALDVVASNDELRAPMEKATPMRRLGDPVDIAAAAVYLASPAGSFLTGKTLEVDGGLTYPNLDIPVPDL, from the coding sequence ATGATCCTGGACAAATTTCGTCTCGATGACAAAGTCGCCGTCATCACCGGTGCCGGGCGCGGCCTCGGGGCGGCGATCGCCCTGGCTTTCGCGGAGGCCGGCGCCGATGTCCTCATCGCCTCGCGCACGGAATCGCAACTAGAAGGCGTCGCCCAACAGGTCCGCGCCGCCGGTCGACGGGCGCACATCGTCGCCGCCGACCTGGCGCACCCGGAGGCGACCGCGCAGCTCGCCGGCCAGGCCGTCGAGGCCTTCGGGAAACTAGACATCGTCGTCAACAACGTCGGCGGGACCATGCCCAACACGCTGCTGACCACCTCGACCAAGGAGCTCAAGGACGCATTCACCTTCAACGTGGCCACCGCGCACGCGCTGACGGTTGCGGCGGTACCCCTCATGCTCGAGCACTCCGGCGGTGGCAACATCATCAACATCACCTCCACCATGGGTCGGCTGGCCGGACGCGGCTTCGCCGCTTACGGCACCGCCAAGGCCGCGCTGTCCCACTACACCCGGCTGACCGCCCTGGACCTGTGCCCGCGCATCCGTGTCAACGCGATCGCGCCGGGGTCGATCCTCACGTCCGCGCTGGACGTGGTCGCATCCAACGACGAGCTGCGCGCGCCGATGGAAAAGGCGACACCCATGCGCCGCCTCGGCGATCCTGTCGATATCGCCGCGGCCGCAGTCTATTTGGCCTCCCCCGCGGGCAGTTTCCTGACCGGCAAGACGCTGGAGGTCGACGGCGGCCTCACCTACCCCAACCTCGACATCCCCGTCCCGGATCTGTGA
- a CDS encoding diacylglycerol kinase produces MAIPVVQLGTGNVGVHALRALITNPEFELKGVWVSSDAKAGKDAAQLAGLPDSTGVLASTDLEAVLATGPQCAVYNALADNRLPEALEDYRRVLAAGINVVGSGPVFLQYPWEVIPEELIKPIEDAAREGNSSVYVNGIDPGFANDLLPLALAGTCQNIQQIRCMEIVDYATYDSAAVMFDVMGFGKPLDEIPMLLQPGVLSLAWGSVVRQLAAGLGLSLDSVAQEYVRVPAPEDFDIASGHIPKGSAAALRFEVFGMVNGDPVVVLEHVTRLREDLCPEWPQPAQHGGSYRIEITGEPSYAMDVCLSSRRGDHNHAGLVATAMRVVNAIPAVVAAPPGIVTTLDLPLITGKGLYLPG; encoded by the coding sequence ATGGCCATACCCGTCGTTCAATTGGGCACCGGCAACGTCGGCGTCCACGCGCTGCGGGCGCTGATCACCAACCCGGAGTTCGAACTCAAGGGAGTGTGGGTGTCATCGGACGCCAAGGCCGGCAAGGACGCGGCACAGCTCGCCGGGCTTCCCGATTCGACCGGCGTGCTGGCCAGTACGGACCTGGAGGCGGTGCTTGCCACCGGACCGCAATGCGCCGTGTACAACGCGCTGGCCGACAACCGATTGCCCGAGGCGTTGGAGGACTACCGGCGCGTCCTGGCGGCCGGAATCAACGTCGTCGGAAGCGGCCCGGTCTTCTTGCAGTATCCCTGGGAAGTCATTCCCGAGGAGCTCATCAAACCCATCGAAGACGCTGCGCGCGAAGGTAATTCGAGCGTGTACGTCAATGGGATCGATCCCGGGTTCGCCAACGACCTGCTGCCGTTGGCGCTGGCCGGCACCTGTCAGAACATCCAGCAGATTCGCTGCATGGAGATCGTCGACTACGCCACCTATGACAGCGCCGCCGTGATGTTCGACGTGATGGGCTTCGGGAAGCCGCTCGATGAGATCCCCATGTTGCTGCAGCCCGGAGTGCTGAGCCTGGCGTGGGGATCGGTGGTACGGCAACTGGCGGCCGGCCTGGGGCTTTCGCTCGACTCGGTCGCGCAGGAGTACGTGCGCGTGCCGGCGCCCGAGGACTTCGACATCGCGTCGGGACACATTCCCAAGGGCAGCGCCGCGGCGCTGCGGTTCGAAGTCTTCGGCATGGTCAACGGCGACCCCGTCGTGGTCCTCGAACACGTCACCCGACTGCGCGAGGACCTGTGTCCCGAGTGGCCGCAGCCGGCCCAGCACGGCGGGTCCTACCGCATCGAGATCACCGGCGAACCGTCCTACGCCATGGACGTCTGCCTGAGCAGCCGCAGGGGCGACCACAACCACGCCGGGCTGGTCGCCACCGCGATGCGGGTGGTCAACGCGATCCCCGCGGTGGTGGCCGCCCCGCCGGGCATCGTGACGACGCTGGACCTGCCATTGATCACCGGCAAGGGGCTCTACCTGCCCGGCTGA
- a CDS encoding Nramp family divalent metal transporter has product MEGDELTQSSQDTLKSSWYLLGPAFVAAIAYVDPGNVAANVSSGAQFGYLLLWVIVVANALAGLVQYLSAKLGLVTGRSLPSAIGKRMSRPVRLVYWAQAELVAIATDMAEIVGGAIALRILFDLPLLLGGIVTGLVSLLLLAIQDRRGQIIFERVITGLLLVIAVGFAASFFVKTPPPDAVLGGLVPRFGGTESVLLATAILGATVMPHAVYMHSGLVLDRHGHPAEGAHRRLLLRVTRLDVVLAMAVAGTVNAAMLLVAAINLQHHNISASIESAYSAIHNTLGATIAVLFAIGLLASGLASSSVGAYAGAMIMQGLLHRRIPMLVRRLITVCPALVILAFGFDPTRALVLSQVVLSFGIPFAVLPLVKLTSDRELMGDDANHPVTTVIGWAVGVMISLLNVVLIWLTVTG; this is encoded by the coding sequence ATCGAGGGCGACGAGTTGACCCAGAGCAGCCAAGACACGCTCAAAAGCAGTTGGTACCTGCTCGGGCCTGCGTTCGTCGCCGCGATCGCCTACGTCGATCCGGGCAACGTCGCCGCCAACGTCAGCTCCGGCGCCCAGTTCGGCTACCTGTTGCTGTGGGTCATCGTGGTGGCCAATGCGCTGGCGGGCCTGGTGCAGTACCTGTCGGCGAAGCTCGGTCTGGTGACCGGGCGTTCGTTGCCCTCGGCCATCGGCAAGCGGATGAGCCGTCCGGTCCGGCTGGTCTACTGGGCCCAGGCCGAACTGGTGGCGATCGCGACCGATATGGCCGAAATCGTCGGCGGGGCAATCGCTTTGCGCATCCTGTTCGATCTGCCGCTGCTGCTCGGCGGGATCGTCACCGGGCTGGTGTCCCTGCTGTTGCTGGCCATCCAGGACCGGCGCGGGCAGATCATCTTCGAACGCGTCATCACCGGCCTGCTGCTCGTCATCGCCGTCGGCTTCGCGGCCAGTTTCTTCGTGAAGACGCCGCCGCCCGATGCGGTGCTCGGGGGGCTGGTGCCGCGATTCGGCGGCACCGAAAGCGTGCTGCTGGCCACCGCCATCCTGGGCGCCACCGTGATGCCGCACGCGGTGTACATGCATTCCGGACTGGTGCTCGATCGACACGGGCACCCCGCCGAAGGCGCACATCGACGCCTGCTGCTGCGGGTCACCCGGTTGGACGTCGTGCTGGCGATGGCCGTCGCGGGCACGGTGAATGCCGCGATGCTGCTGGTCGCGGCGATCAACCTGCAGCACCACAACATCAGCGCCTCGATCGAGAGCGCGTACTCCGCCATTCACAACACCCTGGGCGCGACCATTGCGGTGCTGTTCGCGATCGGGTTGCTGGCGTCCGGGCTGGCCTCGTCGTCGGTGGGCGCCTACGCGGGCGCCATGATCATGCAGGGGCTGCTGCACCGGAGGATTCCGATGCTGGTGCGCCGCTTGATCACCGTCTGCCCCGCCCTGGTGATCCTCGCGTTCGGGTTCGACCCCACCCGCGCGCTGGTGCTCTCCCAGGTGGTGCTGTCGTTCGGGATACCGTTTGCGGTCCTTCCGCTGGTGAAGTTGACCAGTGACCGGGAGCTGATGGGCGACGACGCCAACCACCCCGTCACGACGGTTATTGGCTGGGCCGTCGGCGTAATGATTAGTCTGCTTAACGTGGTGCTCATCTGGCTGACGGTGACTGGCTAA
- a CDS encoding LLM class F420-dependent oxidoreductase: MLVAKDFRFGLSMRFIKSRAVLEEKVKRAEDVGFDVLCVPDHLGAAAPFPTLTAVAMVTTRLRLSMFVLNAAFYKPALLSRDLEALDLLSDGRLEIGLGTGYVREEFEAAEIPYPSAGARVGHLEHMTKYLKDHHPKAPIMIAGNGDRVLTLAARHADIIGLTGANVRGADDPLTERVEFVRNAAGDRFDDLELNLAITAVPREGETMPNLAMTRQYSPGMSDEQILAMHSVLSGTPREMADTLSQYREKYGVSFITVQDNHMENFGKVIAELR; this comes from the coding sequence TTGTTGGTGGCCAAGGATTTTCGTTTCGGGCTGAGCATGCGGTTCATCAAGTCCCGCGCGGTGCTGGAAGAGAAGGTGAAGCGGGCCGAGGATGTCGGATTCGACGTTCTGTGCGTGCCGGATCACCTCGGTGCGGCGGCACCGTTTCCGACGCTGACCGCGGTTGCCATGGTCACCACCAGGCTTCGGCTGAGCATGTTCGTGCTCAACGCGGCGTTCTACAAGCCGGCCCTATTGAGCCGCGACCTGGAAGCGCTGGACCTACTCAGTGACGGGCGTCTCGAGATCGGCCTGGGCACCGGATACGTCCGGGAAGAATTCGAGGCCGCCGAGATCCCCTACCCCAGCGCGGGCGCCCGGGTCGGCCACCTCGAACACATGACGAAGTATCTGAAGGACCATCACCCGAAGGCGCCGATCATGATCGCCGGCAACGGCGACCGGGTGCTGACGCTGGCCGCCCGGCACGCCGACATCATCGGGCTGACCGGCGCCAACGTCCGCGGGGCCGACGACCCGCTGACCGAACGCGTGGAGTTTGTCCGCAACGCCGCGGGCGACCGGTTCGACGACCTGGAGTTGAACCTGGCGATCACGGCGGTGCCGCGAGAAGGCGAGACCATGCCCAACCTGGCCATGACGCGCCAGTATTCGCCGGGGATGTCGGACGAGCAGATACTGGCCATGCACTCGGTGCTGAGCGGGACGCCGCGCGAGATGGCCGACACGCTGTCCCAATACCGGGAGAAGTACGGGGTCAGTTTCATCACCGTGCAGGACAACCACATGGAGAACTTCGGAAAGGTCATCGCCGAGTTGCGGTGA